A window of the Cetobacterium sp. ZOR0034 genome harbors these coding sequences:
- a CDS encoding CehA/McbA family metallohydrolase — translation MIFKGKFDNNKKVEKLEYKFEIPEGTNRISLNLTKGPFQHVLISLEDSEGRTRVLTSFKTFKKKYYVTTHWESTSNCCIPGDIPPGEWKIKLLKPYLVESEFELEVAVENGNLIKKENMKKISLKEHYPDIKEWYAGELHNHTTVSDGSITLKDLKKEILEKGIDFIFPTEHNSILTKYPDLDKPIIPSTELTLDDLGHFNLFGLRQFIDYYDFIEENEKREESLKKIFAEVKKQGGYISLNHPFHNSSKMCLGLFYNIDLKDLDFIEVINSPTSLDRNSYYDKKALEALDMLWKDGHKIFAVAGSDNHGITLGDPLNYIRLEKYSTKNILENLKKGRTYISRVGEIKLRMENDGDVIYPGDEVDGEVLIKVFSSQSLMWKVIKNGKVIHTGKGKELTVTQYVSSGEYLRIEGVSEDHEPMVIINPIYNALKVPTLEKWFDVKDVVWRD, via the coding sequence ATGATATTTAAGGGGAAATTTGATAATAATAAAAAAGTTGAAAAATTAGAATATAAATTTGAAATTCCAGAGGGAACAAATAGAATATCACTAAATTTGACTAAAGGACCATTTCAACATGTTTTGATATCTTTAGAAGATAGTGAAGGAAGAACAAGAGTTTTGACATCTTTTAAAACTTTTAAAAAGAAATATTATGTGACTACACATTGGGAGAGTACATCAAATTGTTGTATTCCTGGAGATATTCCACCAGGAGAATGGAAGATAAAACTACTAAAACCATATTTGGTTGAGTCTGAGTTTGAACTTGAAGTTGCAGTTGAAAATGGAAATTTAATAAAAAAAGAAAATATGAAAAAGATTAGTTTAAAAGAGCATTATCCAGACATAAAAGAGTGGTATGCAGGAGAGTTACATAATCATACAACAGTTTCTGATGGAAGTATAACATTAAAAGATTTAAAAAAAGAGATTTTAGAAAAGGGCATAGATTTTATATTTCCGACAGAGCATAACAGTATATTGACTAAATATCCTGATTTAGATAAACCAATTATTCCTTCAACAGAATTAACGTTAGATGACTTAGGTCACTTTAATCTTTTTGGATTGAGACAATTTATAGATTATTATGATTTTATAGAGGAGAACGAAAAGAGAGAGGAATCTCTGAAAAAAATATTTGCAGAAGTAAAAAAACAGGGAGGATATATCTCATTAAATCATCCATTTCATAATAGTTCAAAGATGTGTTTAGGATTATTTTATAATATAGATTTAAAAGATTTAGATTTTATAGAAGTTATAAATTCACCAACGTCACTCGATAGAAATTCATACTACGATAAAAAAGCTTTAGAGGCCTTAGATATGTTGTGGAAAGATGGACATAAAATATTTGCAGTCGCTGGAAGTGATAATCATGGAATAACTTTAGGTGATCCATTAAATTATATTAGATTAGAAAAGTATTCAACTAAAAATATTTTGGAAAATTTAAAAAAGGGAAGAACATACATCTCTAGAGTGGGAGAGATAAAATTGAGGATGGAAAATGATGGAGATGTTATTTATCCAGGAGATGAAGTAGACGGTGAAGTTTTAATTAAAGTATTTTCTTCACAAAGTTTAATGTGGAAAGTCATAAAAAATGGAAAAGTAATACATACTGGAAAAGGAAAAGAGTTGACTGTGACTCAATATGTATCTAGTGGAGAGTATTTAAGAATAGAAGGAGTTTCAGAAGATCACGAACCAATGGTAATTATAAATCCGATATATAATGCTTTAAAAGTACCTACACTAGAGAAATGGTTTGATGTGAAAGATGTTGTTTGGAGAGATTAG
- a CDS encoding lytic transglycosylase domain-containing protein, with protein MKFRFIALFFLLTICVFSQENNSSSKIKTYIEKHTKTQATATNIYNSIMEHSNSHDVEPELIAAIIKVESDFKQSTVSHVGATGLMQLMPKTAKLMKVNPNNINSNIKGGTKYIAWCLEQNKNNLTLALASYNAGIGNVKKYNGIPPFKETQNYVKRVMKEYNYLKA; from the coding sequence TTGAAGTTTAGATTTATCGCATTATTTTTTCTTTTAACAATTTGTGTTTTCTCTCAAGAGAACAACTCTTCAAGCAAAATAAAAACTTACATAGAAAAACATACTAAAACTCAAGCAACTGCTACTAATATATATAATAGTATTATGGAACACTCAAACAGTCATGATGTTGAACCTGAATTGATTGCTGCAATCATAAAAGTTGAAAGTGATTTTAAGCAAAGTACTGTATCACATGTTGGTGCAACTGGACTTATGCAACTTATGCCTAAAACTGCTAAACTTATGAAGGTAAATCCAAATAATATCAATTCAAATATAAAAGGAGGAACTAAGTATATTGCTTGGTGTCTAGAACAAAATAAGAATAATCTTACTTTAGCTTTAGCATCATATAATGCTGGTATTGGAAATGTTAAGAAATATAACGGCATTCCTCCGTTCAAAGAAACTCAAAACTATGTAAAAAGAGTGATGAAAGAATATAACTATTTGAAAGCATAA